CGATTCCGTACTCCTCACCCAGCGCGGTGAGCTTACGCCCATCCAGCACGTCCACAAACACCAGCACCGAGGCGGAACCAGGAGCAACATTAATGCTTGAGTCATCACCCGTGGTGATGCGCGCTGCCGCCACGAGTGCCGGATGGCCATCCTTCATCACCACCGTACTCGCCACTGGCATGGCGTCAGGCTTATCTATTTTTTGCGTCAGATCGGGCAAGGGATCGTCACCCAGCCAGGATTGCAGGGAGTGCGCCACCAGCTTGCCGTTAATCACGCTGTAGCGAGTCTGCCCGCTACCGTCGAGCACGAACAGCCCTTCGTACTCAAAATCGCGCCACAGCGAAGCGCCCATATTCTGGCGGGTATAGGCCCAGTCAGTGTCCACCCTGGGGTGAAGATGCTGGTAGGCCTCGCCCCACCAGGCATAGTCTTTGATGTGGGTCGTGAGCGTATCGACACGGTTATAGATCGCCTTTTGCAGCAGCATGGCGCTGTGCTTATCGCTGTCTTCGTTGATATTGCGCACGATGGTCAGCAACGCGATGATGGCGATGATAAACAGCATCGCCAGCAGAGACACCATCACCAGCAGGGCGCGTTTGATAAAGCTGGCGGTTCTTTTCGGCTCAAGGTCCGTGCCGGCTACGTCATCGGAGACAAAAAATTTATGCATTATTCACCCACTCTCTCAGGCTTTTCTTCGTTCCGGTCTCTGTAAGTATCGACCTGTTCTGGCGGGGCTTGATTTTAATAAGTTAAAACTGAAGATAGACGATCCTGGAAAGATGCGGGGAGAGGGGGCAGGCAGTGTGGGTAAATAGTCGCCAGCGAAGCGGTTGAAAAAGCCAAAAGAGGGCAGTAACCCTTCGGTTTGTGTTGATTTTGTTCATGGTGCTGCAAAAAACAACAACCAAAAGGCGAAGGCTTGACGGGGTGGGCGCTTTTTCTTACCCTTTTACACCGAAGCACCCCTCCTGAAAGCCGATATAGCTCAGTTGGTAGAGCAGCGCATTCGTAATGCGAAGGTCGTAGGTTCGACTCCTATTATCGGCACCATTTCAAACTCTTCCCAGGTCTACCGAAATCAACTCAAAGCCCGTATACTGCGGACTCTAGCCCGTATCTTATCTCCTGTTATCAACTGGACTCAACCAGAATCAAGTTACAGTTGGGGGCATAAGTGGGGGCATTCTGTGTTCGGTTCAGGGAGATGCCCCCAATGAAGCTTAATGCGCGACAGGTAGATGCTGCTAAACCCAGAGAGAAAGCCTATAAGCTGGCAGATGGAGCTGGTTTGTATCTTGAGGTTGTTCCTTCTGGTTCCAGATACTGGCGGATGAAATATCGCTTCAATGGAAAAGAGAAGCGTATGGCTTTTGGTGTCTATCCGGCAGTGTCCCTTGCACAAGCGAGGGCACTGCGTGATGAAGCCAAGAAAAAGCTGGCTGAGGGTATCGATCCATCATTTGCTAAGAAAGAAGAAAAGCTGGTTCGGGATGTGCAGCTCAACAACACGTTCCAGTCTGTGGCGCTTGAATGGCACGGAACGAAGGTAAGCCGATGGTCAGAAGGTTATGCCTCCGACATTATCGAAGCTTTCAATAAAGATATTTTTCCCTATATCGGCCAGCAGCCGGTGAATGAAATCAAACCGCTGGTTCTGCTTAATGTGCTGCGTCAAATGGAAAGCCGTGGCGCGACAGAGAAGGCCAAGAAGGTTCGCCAGCGTTGCAGTGAAGTTTTTCGTTACGCCATCGTTACCGGCCGTGCGGAATATAACCCTGCAGCGGATCTTACCAGCGCGATGTCAGGGCATGAATCGAAGCATTATCCCTTCCTTACCGTTGAGGAGTTACCTGATTTCTTTAAAGCTCTCTCTGGTTATACAGGCAGCCCGCTGGTTGTTCTTGCCGCACGTTTGCTGATCCTTACGGGAGTTCGCACCGGCGAGCTTCGAGGTGCTTTCTGGAGTGAGTTTGACCTTGAGAAAGCGGTGTGGGAAATTCCTGCCGACCGAATGAAGATGAAATGGCCTCACCTTGTCCCCCTCTCTACCCAAGCACTAGAGATCGTACAGCAGCTCAAAGTGATGTCTGGGCAATATCCTCTGGTGTTTCCTGGGAGGAATGATCCCCGCAAAACGATGAGCGAAGCGAGTATTAATCAGGTGTTTAAGCGGATTGGATACACGGGGAAGGTAACGGGGCATGGTTTCCGTCACACGATGAGTACGATTTTGCATGAGGAAGGGTTCAATACGGCGTGGATTGAAACCCAGCTTGCGCATGTCGATAAGAACGCGATTCGTGGGACGTACAACCATGCGTTGTATCTGGAAGGAAGGAGGAAGATGATGCAGTGGTACGGGGAATGTATTGAAAGTATGTTTGAAAGAAAAGTAGCCGTTAAATTGCAGGCTAATACAAAGGAGCGGTATTGAGCTAGATTGTTCCTTCTAAGCATTCTGCAATGTGACGGTTGCTAAGGAAGCTATAAAGCAAACCGCATAATGCATGATATGCAGATATGATTCGTCGTGATGTTCTTCACGATGTCGCGTTCAACATTAGATTTAGTATGGAATTATGCTTTCGTATTTTTTATACTTTCTTCAAAATTATCCATAATTTTCATGTTGTTCAGATTATATCCTGAACCAGAACTGCAAGGTAGCAAGCCGAATGAGTATAGGAAAATCCTCCCAACCAAAGTCCAGCGCGCCTGGCCAATATTTGGGATTTGCGCTTCAACCTGTTCGCCTCTGCTACCATCTTCTCAACTGTTCTGATGATGCATGTGTATCGCTCGAGTATCTTGACGACGTAGCCGTACATTATCCTGATGGCCGGATTATATTGGAGCAGACTAAAAGTGCTTTAACACATAACCCTTTATCAGACTGGTCGGAGGATTTCTGGAAGACAATTTCTAACTGGATCGACATAGTGACAGTAAATGATATATGTCTTAGCAAAGTAAGTTTTCGCTACTATGTTACACCTGCAAAAAATATAGGTACAATTTGTTCGCTATTTCATAACTCCAAAAATGATGACGATATTAAAAAACTAATGTTTTTTTTGCAGAGTGAACTGAAAAAATTAAAATCAGAACCTGCATGTATGAAATATATTTCTCGGTTTCTTAATGCTACACCAGAAGAACAAAAAGCAATAATTACAAATTTAGTTATAGAGAATGACAGAATAGATCCGCTTGATTCAATTCGTAAGTGTTTAAAACCTACAATTGCAGAAGAACTAATTGAACTAACTTGCCGGTATGCGATAGGAATGGCAAAAGAAAAAGCGGATGGGCTTATCCGTAATAAACAAAATGCAGTTATATCCGTGCAGGAATTTAGAAGGGTGTTTATAAATTTTGTACAGAAAAATAATATTCCTGGATACCTTCAGCCACTCAGTACAGAAATTAATAATTCTGATGCTGAAGCATTGCTCAAACGGGCCCCCACGTTTATAAAACAGCTAAAACTGATAGAACTTCGTCAAGATCGTCAGCTTAGGGCTGTCAGTGACCTATTAAAGACGGACGCTAACATAACCATGTGGGCCGAAAATGGACTAATTTTTGAGCAAAATATTTCTGAATGGCATAATTCATTATTAAGACAGTACGATGCAATATGCGATGATATTGAGGTTTGCCACTCCGACAAGTCTGAAATAAGCAGAGGGAAAGTTATTTATAGCCATTGTTCTGCTACAAAAGTATCCTTCGATAATAAGATAGTCCCTGAATATTTTACTAATGGAGGTTTCAATCTTCTGGCTGACGATCTCCGTTTAGGATGGCATCCGAATTATATAGAGCTTCTCGATAAGGATGAATAGTGAGAATCGAACTGAGAACGCCCGAGCTGAATGATGCAGCTTTAGTACAAAATAGTGCTTTGGGAGCCTTTTTTTTATGGGTATTTTGTCGGTATTATCAACAATACAAGAAGGAGTCTCCAACTATTACTATCAGTTTTCTTGTTTTACCGCTTATTTTACATAAAGCTACTGTTACACTAATTTGTAGCACCTAAAAGGCCTCAGGTATACATCTCTTTGCAGGGAAAATACAGAAAAAAAAGGAAGCAATATTTACTATTCATGAAAGAACGCTTCAGTTGCGATCACTTACATTTGAATCTTTAAGTGTTGCTGAAGACGCTGGATTAATAGAAATTGACGTTAAAACAGCCACATTAAGGGTTAGATGTGATGGTTCAGAGGTTGATTTACCATTGCTCTCTGACGAGTTGAAAAAAATTCATGCTTGCTGTGATAAATTAGCCTTTTGGTTCTCTGAAGTTTCGGATCAACAAATTGCGAAAACATTGATGGTGGATTTCTGATGTATTTCCAAATAAGAAAATTGATACTTTGGCCTAAAACAAATCAACAACCACGGGTTGTAAAATTTGAACCCGGAAAAGTTAATATTATCAGCGGTGCATCAAAAACAGGTAAGTCGGCTGTTATCCCTATTATTGATTATTGTCTATGTTCTGATAAGTGTGCCATTCCAGTTGGTGTCATTCGAGAATCATGTTCATGGTTTGGTATACTGATTGATACGGCTGAAGGTCCCAAATTGCTGGCACGTAAAGAACCTGGTAATCAGCAAGGGACTAGTGAAATGTATATAGAAGAAGGTGATGGAATAATTATACCTTCATTAGCTCCTCAGAAAAATAGTACAATGACTCATGTGAAAGGAATCTTGGATCGTTTGGCAGGTTTATCAGATTTAGCATTTGAACCAACTGGACATGATAATTTTCGCAGTCGTCCAAGTTTCCGTGACTTAATGGCATTTATTTTTCAGCCACAAAATATAATAGCAAATCCAGATGTTTTATTCTTTAAAGCAGACACTACAGAGCATAGAGAAAAGCTTAAGACTATATTTCCGTATGTATTGGGGGCTATTAGCCCCTTGGTTCTTCAGGCAAGACATGAATTAGATAGAGTTACTCGGCAATTACGTCGTAAAGAAACAGAACTTAAAACACGTAAAGCCTCAGGAGATGCCTGGCAACGAGAAAGTCGGATTTGGTTGTCACTTGCTATTGAATACGGGCTTTTACCCGTAGAACAGTCTATTCCTGACGAGTGGCCTGCAACTTTAAAACTTTTGAAGTCAATCCTTAAAAAGGATATTCAAATTTCTCAACCTTCTTTAAGCTCAACACAATACGTTATCACTGAATTAAAGAAATTGAGAGATAGAGAAACAAATAATATTGCACAAATTAATAAGATTAGAAGCCAGCTTATAGAAATTGAGAGACTTAACGATAGTAGTGATTTGTATAAAAAAGCTCTTGAAGTAAAAAGAGAACGTCTTAGTTTATCCACATGGATTCGTGAACAATATGCTAAAGCTAAAATAATTGAGCCGTTAAGTGAGGTACGAAGTTCAGAAAAAATTAGGCAGCTTTGTCTCGCACTTGAAGGTATTGAATTGCAGTTACGTTCCTATCCACAGGTTAACCATTCTTTGGATAAAGAAACTTTACATCTTCGCTCACAATTAAATGAGTTTACGAAAGAATTAACGTCTATCAGGCAAGAAATACGAGCGCTAGAGAAACAGTCAGAAGAAGTAAAAAAATATAATACTCAAGGAGAATTGATCTCCCGTTTTATTGGTAGATTGGAAGAAGCTTTACGCTTGTATCAAAGTACAGATGTGTTAACTAAATTGATAAGTGAAATTAAAGAATTACAATCAGAGCAGAATAAGTTATTAAAAATAGTATCGGAGAAAGAAATTTCACGTAAGCTTGATATAGTGCTTGATAAAATTCAACGAGCAACTGGGAAATTGTTACCCCATCTAGATGGGGAGTGGCCAGACTCACCTGTCAGGTTAATTATTAATGATTTAACTGTAAAAGTTAGTAGAGGGCAGCGAGATGATTATCTTTGGGAAACTGGTAGTGGGGCAAACTGGTTGGCTTACCATATTGCTACAACATTAGCTTTGCAATGGGTGTTTACGAGAAATCCTCAGCATCCTGTACCAAGTTTGCTCATTTATGATCAGCCAAGTCAAGTATATTTCCCTGTAAGGCAAGCAGGAATTATAGACAATGAAAATAATGAGCCAGAATGGCAAAACGAGGATGTTGTTGCTGTTCGTAAAGTATTTAAAGTTTTAAATAAATTTATATCTTCAACTGAAGGTATATTCCAGTTTATTGTACTGGACCATGCTAATGAAGAAGTTTGGAATAGTCTGGAGAACATCCATTTAGTTGAGGAATGGCGTGGTGCAGCGTTGATTCCATATGATTGGATTGCTCGTGATTAACTGTTTTTACTGTCCATGGTAGTATTGTTCTTTTGTTTCAAATATATGTTAGTAAATATATCTTTCCCTCACTGGTAGGTGAGGGAAAGAATGTTAAACTAATTTGAACCAAATCGATAATTAAAATCTTTTGAAGTTTTAATTTTTTAATTTTTTTGTGTTGTATTCTTTAAGACCTTTATTTTTATGTTGGGGGGGGAGGGTGAGTTTTTTACTGGGATATAATAATTGGAAAACATTAATGTTCTCTCAGTTGGGACTCGGAATCATTCTTACAATCAATGATAATAATGAATTTAACCATTCTAATTAGTGCTTTTTTCGCTATCTGGAATTATTTTATTCAGAATGTGGTATTGATTTTACCAAATTATTAATCCGCATGAAAATCCCACCTGGAATATCCT
This DNA window, taken from Leclercia adecarboxylata, encodes the following:
- a CDS encoding tyrosine-type recombinase/integrase is translated as MKLNARQVDAAKPREKAYKLADGAGLYLEVVPSGSRYWRMKYRFNGKEKRMAFGVYPAVSLAQARALRDEAKKKLAEGIDPSFAKKEEKLVRDVQLNNTFQSVALEWHGTKVSRWSEGYASDIIEAFNKDIFPYIGQQPVNEIKPLVLLNVLRQMESRGATEKAKKVRQRCSEVFRYAIVTGRAEYNPAADLTSAMSGHESKHYPFLTVEELPDFFKALSGYTGSPLVVLAARLLILTGVRTGELRGAFWSEFDLEKAVWEIPADRMKMKWPHLVPLSTQALEIVQQLKVMSGQYPLVFPGRNDPRKTMSEASINQVFKRIGYTGKVTGHGFRHTMSTILHEEGFNTAWIETQLAHVDKNAIRGTYNHALYLEGRRKMMQWYGECIESMFERKVAVKLQANTKERY
- a CDS encoding ABC-three component system protein encodes the protein MSIGKSSQPKSSAPGQYLGFALQPVRLCYHLLNCSDDACVSLEYLDDVAVHYPDGRIILEQTKSALTHNPLSDWSEDFWKTISNWIDIVTVNDICLSKVSFRYYVTPAKNIGTICSLFHNSKNDDDIKKLMFFLQSELKKLKSEPACMKYISRFLNATPEEQKAIITNLVIENDRIDPLDSIRKCLKPTIAEELIELTCRYAIGMAKEKADGLIRNKQNAVISVQEFRRVFINFVQKNNIPGYLQPLSTEINNSDAEALLKRAPTFIKQLKLIELRQDRQLRAVSDLLKTDANITMWAENGLIFEQNISEWHNSLLRQYDAICDDIEVCHSDKSEISRGKVIYSHCSATKVSFDNKIVPEYFTNGGFNLLADDLRLGWHPNYIELLDKDE
- a CDS encoding DUF3732 domain-containing protein; its protein translation is MYFQIRKLILWPKTNQQPRVVKFEPGKVNIISGASKTGKSAVIPIIDYCLCSDKCAIPVGVIRESCSWFGILIDTAEGPKLLARKEPGNQQGTSEMYIEEGDGIIIPSLAPQKNSTMTHVKGILDRLAGLSDLAFEPTGHDNFRSRPSFRDLMAFIFQPQNIIANPDVLFFKADTTEHREKLKTIFPYVLGAISPLVLQARHELDRVTRQLRRKETELKTRKASGDAWQRESRIWLSLAIEYGLLPVEQSIPDEWPATLKLLKSILKKDIQISQPSLSSTQYVITELKKLRDRETNNIAQINKIRSQLIEIERLNDSSDLYKKALEVKRERLSLSTWIREQYAKAKIIEPLSEVRSSEKIRQLCLALEGIELQLRSYPQVNHSLDKETLHLRSQLNEFTKELTSIRQEIRALEKQSEEVKKYNTQGELISRFIGRLEEALRLYQSTDVLTKLISEIKELQSEQNKLLKIVSEKEISRKLDIVLDKIQRATGKLLPHLDGEWPDSPVRLIINDLTVKVSRGQRDDYLWETGSGANWLAYHIATTLALQWVFTRNPQHPVPSLLIYDQPSQVYFPVRQAGIIDNENNEPEWQNEDVVAVRKVFKVLNKFISSTEGIFQFIVLDHANEEVWNSLENIHLVEEWRGAALIPYDWIARD